The Cellulomonas flavigena DSM 20109 DNA segment TCGCGGGGCAGGCCGGCACCGAGGTCGTCGAGGACCCGTCCGACGCAGGCACGGCGCGGCCAGAGCGATGACGCGCGAGATCCGGTCGTGGCTGTCCGACATGGACGGCGTGCTCGTGCACGAGGGCACGGCCCTGCCGGGCGCGGCCGAGTTCGTCGACGCCCTCAAGGCGGCCGAGCGCCCGTTCCTCATCCTCACGAACAACTCGATCTTCACGCCGCGCGACCTGCGCGCGCGGCTCGCCGCGACGGGCATCGACGTGCCCGAGGAGGCGATCTGGACGTCCGCGCTCGCCACCGCGAAGTTCCTCACGGACCAGATGCCCGGCGGCTCGGCGTACGTCATCGGTGAGGCGGGGCTGACCACGGCCCTGTACGAGGCCGGGTACACGCTGACGGCCGCCCGCCCCGACTTCGTCGTCCTGGGCGAGACCCGGACCTACTCCTTCGAGGCCCTGACGCAGGCGGTGCGGCTCATCCAGGGCGGCGCGCGCTTCATCGCCACCAACCCCGACGTGACGGGCCCCAGCGCGGAGGGCGACCTGCCCGCGACGGGCGCGGTGGCCGCCATGATCACGGCCGCCACCGGCCGCAAGCCGTACTTCGTCGGTAAACCGAACCCGGTGATGATGCGCTCGGCCCTGAACCGGATCGGCGCCCACTCCGAGACGACCGTGATGGTCGGCGACCGCATGGACACCGACGTCGTCGCCGGCATCGAGGCCGGGCTGCGCACTTTCCTCGTCCTCACCGGGTCCACGCGGGCCGCCGACGTCGAGCGGTTCCCGTTCCGCCCGACGGCGGTGCACGACTCGGTGCAGGACCTGGTCGCGCTCGTCTGACGCCCACCGTCCCGGCGCCGCCCACGTCCGGTGACGGGGCCGTTCGTCCTGGTTCACGGCCCCTCGCAGGGCCGACGCTGGAGCATGCGCAACAGCGAGCTCGCCACGGTGCTCCGTGCCGCCAACCCGTGGTGGTCACGGCGCCGACGTGCGTCCTGGGTGCTCGACGACGCCGAGCTCGTGGCCCGCGCCCGGCACGAGTGGGCGCCGGCCACCGCGACGGCCCGCACGGTGCTCGCGACCGTGCCGGCCGGCGCCCGCACCGGCACCGTGACCCTGCTGGTCGGGCCGCGCGGGGTCGG contains these protein-coding regions:
- a CDS encoding HAD-IIA family hydrolase, which produces MTREIRSWLSDMDGVLVHEGTALPGAAEFVDALKAAERPFLILTNNSIFTPRDLRARLAATGIDVPEEAIWTSALATAKFLTDQMPGGSAYVIGEAGLTTALYEAGYTLTAARPDFVVLGETRTYSFEALTQAVRLIQGGARFIATNPDVTGPSAEGDLPATGAVAAMITAATGRKPYFVGKPNPVMMRSALNRIGAHSETTVMVGDRMDTDVVAGIEAGLRTFLVLTGSTRAADVERFPFRPTAVHDSVQDLVALV